In Juglans regia cultivar Chandler chromosome 13, Walnut 2.0, whole genome shotgun sequence, the following proteins share a genomic window:
- the LOC109008120 gene encoding heavy metal-associated isoprenylated plant protein 37-like — MTKEEDFKLLKIQTCVLKVNIHCDGCKHKVKKLLQRIEGVYLVNIDAEQQKVTVSGSVDASTLIKKLVRAGKHAEPWSQKNTQNQKQMNNCVKDAKNNKSQKPLLFKGLEAFKNQQKFPAFSSEEEDDYFDDVEEDEEEDELRFIREKANQLNLLRQRAIDANNAKKGVAAIGAASNNGKMNNVGNGNIGNGKKANTEQNMGMRASPAGIDPKTLAALKINSAHLGGGNVNAGEGRRVSDLNGMMGLAGFHGNGLNVASAGAAALGGNSNGLGGFQGSSAGFPTGGYATGQYPSSMLMNMNGHNHPSPMMMNMQARNAMQQQPQMMYHRSPHVPPTTGYYYNYSPSPNPYSYTDPNHTGRNSAAYMFSDENTNSCSIM, encoded by the exons ATGACTAAAGAAGAAGACTTTAAGCTCCTCAAGatccag ACTTGTGTGCTCAAGGTGAATATACACTGTGATGGGTGTAAGCACAAAGTGAAGAAACTCCTTCAGAGGATTGAAG GAGTGTATTTAGTAAACATAGATGCGGAGCAGCAAAAAGTCACAGTTTCAGGAAGTGTAGATGCTTCCACTTTGATCAAGAAACTTGTTAGAGCTGGTAAACATGCAGAGCCTTGGTCTCAAAAGAAcactcaaaaccaaaaacagaTGAACAACTGCGTCAAAGATGCCAAGAACAACAAAAGTCAGAAGCCACTGTTGTTCAAAGGTCTTGAAGCCTTCAAAAATCAGCAAAAATTTCCTGCTTTTAGctctgaagaagaagatgactatTTTGATGACgtggaagaagatgaggaagaggatGAGCTGCGGTTTATCAGGGAGAAAGCTAACCAACTGAATCTCCTCAGGCAGCGGGCAATTGATGCAAACAATGCCAAAAAAGGTGTTGCAGCTATTGGTGCTGCTTCCAATAATGGAAAAATGAACAATGTCGGCAATGGGAATAttggaaatggaaagaaagCCAACACAGAACAGAATATGGGAATGAGGGCTAGTCCAGCTGGGATTGATCCGAAAACCCTGGCAGCTCTTAAAATTAACAGTGCTCATTTGGGTGGTGGGAACGTGAATGCTGGGGAAGGGAGAAGGGTGAGTGACCTCAATGGCATGATGGGTCTGGCTGGTTTTCATGGAAATGGGCTTAATGTTGCTTCTGCTGGTGCTGCTGCTTTAGGAGGCAATTCCAATGGTTTGGGAGGGTTTCAGGGGTCTTCTGCTGGGTTCCCTACTGGTGGATATGCCACCGGTCAATACCCATCATCCATGCTGATGAACATGAATGGCCACAACCATCCATCACCTATGATGATGAACATGCAGGCCAGGAATGCCATGCAACAACAACCCCAAATGATGTATCATCGGTCTCCCCATGTTCCCCCTACCACTGGCTATTACTACAATTATTCCCCTAGCCCCAACCCATACTCTTACACTGATCCTAATCACACTGGGCGTAACTCTGCAGCCTACATGTTCAGTGATGAGAACACAAACAGCTGTTCGATAATGTAA